One genomic window of Desulfovibrio gilichinskyi includes the following:
- a CDS encoding BMC domain-containing protein codes for MAALGFIETKGLLAAVEGADAMLKAADVHLLEKNLVGGGLVSITIEGEVSAVKASVDAAVSAIGRICGSTLVSQHVIARPDEELKRIIATKPVQVNAPEFKEEAKVEHEEAPVEVSEPAVEIKKDLDKVENLSSNILDKISEPSVKAEPVRYQISDLEKMKIGKLRQIARTMSDLSLTREEIKSSAKKALIEAIIKVTGR; via the coding sequence ATGGCGGCACTAGGATTTATTGAAACAAAGGGACTGCTTGCAGCGGTTGAAGGCGCAGATGCCATGCTTAAAGCTGCAGATGTACACCTTCTTGAAAAAAATCTCGTGGGTGGCGGACTTGTCTCCATCACTATTGAAGGAGAAGTCTCCGCAGTAAAGGCATCCGTTGATGCTGCTGTTTCTGCTATAGGCCGTATTTGCGGATCAACACTTGTTTCGCAGCATGTCATTGCCCGTCCTGATGAGGAGCTTAAGCGGATTATTGCTACAAAGCCGGTTCAGGTTAATGCTCCGGAATTTAAAGAAGAAGCTAAAGTTGAACATGAAGAAGCTCCAGTTGAGGTTTCAGAACCTGCTGTCGAAATCAAGAAGGATTTAGATAAAGTTGAGAATTTATCTAGTAATATTCTAGATAAAATTTCTGAGCCATCTGTAAAAGCAGAACCTGTTCGCTATCAAATTTCAGATTTAGAAAAGATGAAAATCGGTAAGCTGCGGCAGATTGCTCGCACCATGAGTGATCTTTCTCTGACCAGAGAAGAGATTAAATCTTCCGCGAAGAAAGCACTGATTGAAGCAATTATTAAAGTTACAGGCAGATAA
- the eutJ gene encoding ethanolamine utilization protein EutJ: MDFSVIDQKICALEDCIENTVPVSADEKLFVGVDLGTAYIVVVVLNSKKEPVACAMEFAQVIKDGLVVDYTGATRIVRKLVKQIEERLGRTLTHAAIAVPPGTGEKDCGTHRYVVEGAGLEVTTILDEPTAANAVLGIVNGVIVDIGGGTTGLSVLEDSKVTYVADEATGGTHLTLVLAGNYKISFEEAEELKKQKDRQAETLAVVFPVIQKMASIVSNHIAGREISAIYLVGGTCCLKNMEQVMEKSIGKPVFKPANPFLVTPLGIALNCEA, encoded by the coding sequence ATGGACTTTTCAGTCATTGATCAAAAAATTTGTGCTCTTGAAGACTGCATTGAGAACACCGTTCCGGTAAGTGCCGATGAGAAACTCTTTGTGGGGGTTGACCTTGGTACAGCCTACATTGTGGTGGTTGTTCTGAACAGTAAGAAAGAGCCTGTGGCCTGTGCCATGGAATTTGCTCAAGTGATCAAAGACGGTCTGGTTGTTGATTATACGGGAGCTACCCGTATTGTCCGTAAGCTTGTGAAACAGATTGAAGAGCGTCTCGGACGCACTTTGACCCACGCCGCTATCGCTGTCCCGCCCGGAACCGGGGAGAAAGATTGCGGAACTCACCGCTATGTTGTGGAAGGTGCGGGGCTCGAAGTTACCACGATTCTTGATGAGCCGACTGCTGCTAATGCTGTTCTCGGCATTGTGAACGGGGTTATTGTTGATATCGGCGGCGGTACTACCGGACTTTCTGTTCTTGAAGACAGCAAAGTAACTTATGTTGCCGACGAGGCTACCGGCGGAACTCATCTGACGCTGGTTCTTGCCGGAAATTATAAGATCAGTTTTGAGGAAGCGGAAGAATTGAAGAAGCAGAAAGACCGTCAGGCAGAAACGCTTGCTGTTGTTTTTCCGGTAATTCAAAAAATGGCTTCCATCGTCAGCAATCATATCGCAGGTCGCGAAATTTCAGCGATTTATCTGGTCGGCGGAACCTGCTGCCTTAAAAATATGGAGCAGGTGATGGAAAAGTCTATCGGCAAACCTGTTTTCAAGCCGGCGAATCCTTTTTTGGTAACCCCGCTGGGCATAGCCCTGAACTGCGAAGCCTAG
- a CDS encoding 1-propanol dehydrogenase PduQ, whose translation MTQFYGKTKICYGEDALETLEHLPATHAFLVTDAFMVKTGFADRVKSHLDRNNIPCTVFDAVESDPSLETVTEGAKLFLQKKADLIIALGGGSPIDAAKAIAFFAHKANEGKPKPLLVAIPTTSGTGAEVTGIAVVTDKINEIKIPLSDELLIPDMAILDARFTRSLPPHVTGATGMDVLTHAIEAYTSRHANAFTSIYAKYAIRYVFKYLLRAYRNGDDMEAREMMLLGSCMAGMAFNNSGLGLTHSIAHSLGGIFHVPHGLANAVVLPYIIRFNSFDVGIRYQEIAQMLGLPAVTVEEGTTSLIQAVRDLNEAMNIPNKIGSLKIDENVFNRSMDTIAKNVLVDICTEGNPRRPSHDDVLEILKKAW comes from the coding sequence GTGACACAATTCTACGGTAAGACAAAAATCTGCTATGGCGAAGACGCGCTGGAGACACTTGAACATTTGCCGGCAACGCATGCTTTCCTTGTTACTGATGCTTTTATGGTGAAAACCGGATTTGCAGACAGGGTTAAAAGTCATCTTGATCGTAATAACATCCCTTGCACTGTTTTCGATGCAGTTGAGTCAGATCCTTCTCTGGAAACGGTAACTGAAGGCGCGAAACTTTTTCTCCAGAAAAAAGCTGATCTTATTATCGCTCTCGGCGGCGGCTCTCCTATTGATGCAGCCAAGGCAATAGCCTTCTTTGCTCACAAAGCTAACGAAGGAAAGCCTAAACCGTTGCTTGTCGCTATTCCGACTACCAGTGGAACCGGTGCTGAAGTTACGGGCATTGCGGTTGTAACTGACAAGATTAATGAGATTAAAATACCTCTTTCCGATGAACTGCTGATTCCTGATATGGCTATTCTGGATGCCCGTTTTACCCGTTCACTTCCACCGCACGTTACAGGTGCTACAGGTATGGACGTTCTGACACACGCTATTGAAGCTTATACATCCAGACATGCCAACGCTTTTACTTCTATCTATGCGAAATATGCTATCCGCTATGTATTCAAATATCTTTTGAGGGCATATCGCAACGGCGATGATATGGAAGCCAGAGAAATGATGCTCCTCGGTTCATGTATGGCAGGTATGGCTTTTAATAACAGCGGGCTTGGACTCACTCACAGTATTGCGCACAGCCTCGGCGGTATTTTCCATGTACCGCACGGTCTGGCTAATGCCGTGGTGCTTCCCTATATTATTCGGTTCAACAGCTTTGATGTAGGCATCAGGTATCAGGAAATAGCGCAAATGCTGGGATTACCTGCTGTAACAGTTGAAGAAGGAACAACCAGTCTTATTCAGGCGGTCAGAGATCTTAATGAAGCTATGAATATTCCGAATAAGATCGGATCACTTAAGATCGATGAAAATGTTTTCAATCGCAGCATGGATACAATTGCAAAGAATGTGCTTGTAGACATCTGCACGGAAGGCAACCCGAGAAGGCCTTCTCACGATGATGTTTTGGAGATTTTGAAGAAGGCTTGGTAA
- a CDS encoding acetaldehyde dehydrogenase (acetylating), with the protein MVDKDLLSVQEARSLVRAAKKAQAELALLDQEHIDCIVKAISEAARSQAESLAALAVEETGFGKVQDKTAKNILASEQLFEAIKDMKTIGVLSEDKVKKITEIAVPVGVIAGIVPSTNPTSTTIYKSMISIKSGNAIVFTPHPSAKKCIGKTVEIIRAALSKCGVSEDLVSVMSIPTIQGSGELMKVADLILATGGPGMVKAAYSSGTPALGVGAGNVPAYIERSANVEDAVRKIFMSKTFDNGTICASEQSIVTESVIADKVRAAVIAEGGYFLEGECLEKVKRVMERGNGSMNPDIVGRDAAYIAKIAGITIPHGVTVLLSDEKGIGPKYPFSKEKLTGLLGFYVVEDWKEACETCHALLENGGIGHSLSIHSQNEEVIREFGIKKPVSRLLVNTPSTQGAVGLSTSLFPSFTLGCGTVGGSATSDNVTPLNLMNVRRIAYDLGTTTSHHAHEAAGSSTLDVSAITAMIVEQLKQMV; encoded by the coding sequence ATGGTAGACAAAGATTTATTGTCCGTTCAGGAAGCGCGTTCACTTGTTCGTGCCGCTAAAAAGGCACAGGCAGAACTTGCTTTACTCGATCAAGAACACATCGATTGCATTGTTAAGGCAATTTCCGAAGCAGCCAGATCTCAGGCTGAGTCTCTTGCAGCTCTTGCTGTTGAAGAAACAGGGTTCGGGAAAGTTCAGGACAAAACGGCTAAGAATATTCTTGCCAGTGAGCAGCTTTTCGAAGCTATCAAAGACATGAAAACCATTGGTGTTCTTAGCGAAGACAAAGTTAAAAAAATCACTGAAATTGCTGTTCCAGTAGGTGTTATTGCAGGGATTGTTCCTTCAACCAACCCTACATCTACAACTATTTATAAATCCATGATTTCCATCAAGTCAGGAAATGCGATTGTTTTCACTCCTCATCCCAGTGCTAAAAAATGCATCGGTAAGACTGTAGAAATAATCCGCGCCGCTTTGTCCAAATGCGGAGTCAGCGAAGATCTCGTCAGCGTTATGAGTATTCCTACCATTCAGGGTAGCGGTGAACTTATGAAAGTTGCAGATCTGATTCTTGCTACTGGCGGTCCCGGCATGGTTAAAGCTGCTTACAGCTCCGGTACTCCTGCTTTAGGTGTAGGTGCAGGTAACGTCCCAGCTTACATCGAAAGAAGTGCCAACGTTGAAGATGCTGTCAGAAAGATCTTTATGAGTAAGACTTTTGACAACGGAACTATCTGCGCATCCGAACAGTCTATTGTTACTGAATCAGTTATTGCTGATAAAGTCAGAGCTGCTGTTATTGCTGAGGGTGGTTACTTCCTTGAAGGCGAGTGTCTTGAAAAGGTTAAACGAGTCATGGAAAGAGGAAACGGTTCCATGAATCCTGATATCGTCGGACGTGACGCTGCTTACATCGCTAAAATTGCAGGCATAACAATTCCTCACGGAGTTACTGTTCTGCTTTCAGATGAAAAAGGAATCGGACCTAAATATCCTTTCTCCAAGGAAAAACTCACCGGTCTCCTCGGTTTCTACGTAGTTGAAGACTGGAAAGAAGCTTGCGAGACATGTCACGCGCTTTTGGAAAATGGCGGTATCGGTCATTCTCTCTCCATTCATTCACAAAATGAAGAAGTTATCCGTGAGTTCGGTATCAAGAAGCCTGTCTCCAGACTGCTTGTAAACACTCCGTCCACACAGGGTGCTGTAGGTCTTTCAACCTCGCTCTTCCCTTCATTCACACTTGGTTGCGGAACAGTCGGCGGAAGTGCCACTTCTGATAACGTAACCCCTTTGAATCTGATGAACGTCAGAAGAATAGCTTACGATCTTGGAACTACAACCAGCCATCACGCTCATGAAGCGGCTGGATCGTCCACCCTCGACGTCAGTGCAATCACCGCAATGATCGTCGAACAGCTTAAACAGATGGTTTAA
- the eutM gene encoding ethanolamine utilization microcompartment protein EutM, whose protein sequence is MMNALGMVETKGLVGAVEAADAMVKAANVKLVGREQVGGGLVTVMVRGDVGAVKAATDAGAAAAAKVGELLSVHVIPRPHSEVELILPKCNCK, encoded by the coding sequence ATGATGAACGCACTTGGAATGGTTGAAACAAAAGGTTTGGTTGGAGCTGTTGAAGCTGCTGATGCTATGGTTAAAGCTGCTAATGTTAAACTTGTCGGCCGTGAACAGGTCGGTGGTGGATTGGTAACAGTTATGGTTCGCGGTGATGTAGGCGCAGTAAAAGCTGCAACAGACGCTGGTGCTGCCGCTGCTGCTAAAGTCGGCGAATTACTGAGTGTTCATGTAATTCCTCGTCCTCATAGCGAAGTTGAGCTGATTCTGCCTAAATGCAACTGCAAATAG
- a CDS encoding phosphate propanoyltransferase, translated as MNEKAINDILEEVVRNVIDQLGGKTPNASACEKTSDVIPVELSGRHVHLSEDDAKALFGGPLTLTRELSQPGQFLCKERVRLIGPKGVMDNVAVLGPSRSHSQVEISKTDARILGINAPVRQSGDVAGTPGIILASEMNIVGLEEGVIVAARHIHMSPEDAKKMCVSDNEKVSVRLESERPVILEDVVVRVNDAFNLSMHIDPDEGNSAGWDKSVSGKILSKGWRS; from the coding sequence ATGAACGAGAAAGCTATTAACGACATTTTGGAAGAGGTCGTCAGGAACGTCATTGACCAGCTTGGTGGCAAGACACCGAATGCTTCTGCGTGTGAGAAAACAAGTGATGTTATTCCGGTTGAGCTGTCTGGAAGACATGTTCATTTAAGTGAAGATGACGCCAAAGCTCTATTCGGCGGTCCTTTGACTCTCACTAGGGAGCTTTCCCAGCCGGGACAGTTTCTGTGTAAAGAGCGTGTTCGTCTTATCGGACCTAAAGGCGTTATGGATAACGTGGCTGTGCTTGGACCATCACGTTCCCATTCACAGGTGGAAATTTCTAAAACCGATGCCCGCATTCTCGGGATCAATGCCCCCGTGCGCCAGTCAGGTGACGTTGCCGGTACGCCCGGTATCATTCTGGCTTCCGAGATGAATATCGTCGGACTTGAAGAAGGCGTAATCGTCGCTGCCCGTCACATTCATATGTCTCCTGAAGATGCCAAAAAAATGTGTGTCTCCGACAATGAAAAGGTCAGTGTCCGCCTTGAAAGCGAACGTCCTGTTATTCTTGAAGATGTTGTAGTGCGCGTTAATGATGCATTCAATCTGAGCATGCATATTGATCCTGATGAAGGAAACAGTGCAGGCTGGGACAAAAGTGTTTCCGGTAAAATCCTTTCTAAGGGATGGCGGAGCTAA
- a CDS encoding BMC domain-containing protein, with amino-acid sequence MSSNALGMIETKGLVGAIEAADAMVKAANVTLVGKTQVGGGLVTVMVRGDVGAVKAATDAGAVAAKNVGELISVHVIPRPHDEVEIILPKAGE; translated from the coding sequence ATGTCATCTAACGCACTTGGAATGATTGAAACTAAAGGACTCGTCGGCGCAATTGAAGCAGCTGATGCAATGGTTAAAGCAGCAAACGTAACTCTGGTCGGTAAGACTCAGGTTGGCGGCGGTCTGGTTACTGTAATGGTTCGCGGAGATGTTGGAGCTGTTAAAGCTGCAACTGACGCCGGTGCTGTTGCTGCTAAAAACGTAGGTGAACTTATCAGTGTTCACGTTATTCCTCGCCCTCATGATGAAGTTGAAATCATCCTTCCTAAAGCTGGAGAATAA
- a CDS encoding BMC domain-containing protein: protein MDTLGIVESKTIAAGVELADMMMKVADVELVRASTICSGRYMIYVSGDREAVATSVLAAQESGRPLSGSFVISQISPQVMEVLRKDAVIDEVNALGVIECRNVSSGVMAADSAVKRSAVQLARLVSGQGINGKSYFVMSGDVASVEEAADAAKEVLGKNLVEAVVIPRPHASVVRALIKGVR from the coding sequence ATGGATACGCTGGGTATTGTGGAGAGCAAAACCATCGCCGCCGGAGTGGAACTGGCGGATATGATGATGAAAGTAGCGGATGTTGAACTCGTTCGCGCCTCCACGATCTGTTCAGGTCGATACATGATTTATGTCTCCGGTGACCGTGAAGCTGTTGCAACCAGTGTACTTGCTGCTCAGGAATCGGGTCGCCCGCTTTCAGGTAGTTTTGTTATTTCGCAAATTTCTCCTCAGGTGATGGAAGTGCTTCGAAAAGACGCTGTCATTGATGAAGTGAATGCGCTGGGTGTTATTGAATGCCGCAATGTTTCTTCCGGAGTGATGGCGGCTGACAGTGCCGTTAAAAGATCAGCTGTTCAGCTTGCGCGCCTTGTTTCCGGTCAGGGCATAAACGGTAAATCATATTTCGTAATGAGCGGAGATGTCGCTTCTGTTGAAGAAGCTGCAGATGCTGCAAAGGAAGTTTTAGGTAAAAATCTTGTTGAGGCGGTTGTTATCCCCAGACCACACGCCTCGGTTGTAAGAGCTCTTATAAAAGGGGTGAGGTAA
- the cutD gene encoding choline TMA-lyase-activating enzyme, whose amino-acid sequence MIERKAHIFNVQKYNMYDGPGVRTLVFFKGCPLRCEWCSNPEGQLRKFQVLFKKDLCVHCGACEPVCPVGIHKFSPGARRHEIDQNIECIGCRKCEQVCPHSALAVVGEVKTISELMDIVEEDRPFYEMSGGGVTLGGGEVLMQPEAATNLLMACKQRNINTAMETCGYARLEVVQKVAEFTDLFLFDVKHMNSERHREITGVRNEMILSNLTWLLDNKYNVKIRMPLLKGVNDGEQEILDLIKLLKPYQDFKNFKGVDLLPYHKLGVNKYSQLGWEYPIEGDPKLSDADLERIENSIKKYNFPVSVIRH is encoded by the coding sequence GTGATTGAAAGAAAAGCACATATATTCAACGTACAGAAATACAACATGTACGACGGACCCGGAGTGAGAACTCTGGTGTTCTTTAAAGGGTGTCCTCTTCGTTGTGAGTGGTGCTCAAATCCCGAAGGACAACTTCGTAAATTCCAAGTTCTATTTAAAAAAGACCTCTGCGTTCATTGTGGTGCATGCGAGCCCGTCTGCCCGGTGGGAATCCATAAATTCTCACCGGGGGCTCGCCGCCACGAAATAGATCAGAATATTGAATGTATCGGATGCCGGAAATGTGAACAAGTCTGCCCTCATTCGGCTCTGGCTGTGGTCGGAGAAGTAAAAACTATATCAGAACTGATGGATATAGTGGAAGAGGATAGACCTTTTTATGAAATGTCAGGCGGCGGCGTCACCTTAGGCGGCGGGGAAGTCCTTATGCAGCCTGAAGCCGCGACTAATCTGTTAATGGCCTGCAAACAGAGAAACATTAACACCGCAATGGAAACTTGCGGGTATGCGCGCCTTGAAGTTGTGCAGAAAGTTGCGGAATTCACGGACCTTTTTCTCTTTGATGTGAAGCATATGAATTCCGAAAGACACCGTGAGATCACAGGCGTTCGCAATGAGATGATCCTAAGCAATCTGACATGGCTTCTTGATAACAAGTACAACGTAAAAATCAGGATGCCGCTCTTAAAAGGCGTAAATGACGGCGAGCAGGAAATTCTTGATCTGATCAAATTGTTGAAACCTTATCAGGATTTTAAAAATTTCAAAGGCGTGGACCTTCTGCCGTATCACAAACTCGGGGTGAACAAGTACAGCCAGCTTGGTTGGGAGTACCCGATTGAAGGTGACCCGAAGCTTAGCGATGCTGATCTTGAACGCATTGAGAACAGCATTAAAAAATATAATTTTCCGGTTTCAGTGATCAGGCACTAA
- a CDS encoding EutN/CcmL family microcompartment protein: MMICKVIGNVWATRKEDTLSGLKLMVVQRLDVANKSGEEIFVAVDCVGAGIGDEVLVTTGSSARKALDNQEAPVDASIVGIIDEVQAQISEISSDAVSGQDKD, from the coding sequence ATGATGATCTGCAAAGTTATCGGCAATGTCTGGGCTACCCGTAAAGAAGACACTTTGAGCGGACTGAAATTGATGGTCGTTCAACGGCTGGACGTCGCTAATAAAAGCGGTGAAGAAATTTTTGTCGCCGTTGATTGCGTTGGCGCAGGTATCGGAGACGAAGTGCTGGTTACAACCGGCAGTTCTGCGCGCAAGGCTCTCGATAATCAGGAAGCTCCTGTGGACGCATCTATTGTGGGCATCATTGACGAAGTGCAGGCCCAAATAAGCGAAATTTCTTCAGACGCTGTAAGCGGTCAGGATAAGGACTAA
- the cutC gene encoding choline trimethylamine-lyase → MDLQSFSNKLAEVTKNLSPEERASLKKIFEGVSAEILHSKDADTHAVAHGVAHAHDTCGIPDGPTDRHVKLKEKFLQHVPSVTVHRARAITKMAKENPGMPKALLRGKCFRYCCETAPLVILDGELIVGAPNGAPRAGAFSPDIAWRWMKDEIDTIGTRPQDPFYVSDEDKKIMLEELFPFWESKSVDEHCEGQYREAGLWELSGESFVSDCSYHAVNGGGDSNPGYDVILMKKGMLDIQSEARAHLEELDYENPDDIDKIYFYKSVIETAEGVMIYAKRMSDYAAQLAAKEADPKRKAELLKISEVNARVPAHKPSTFWEAIQAVWTIESLLVVEENQTGMSIGRVDQYMYPFFKADLEAGRMTEYEAFDLAGCMLIKMSEMMWITSEGGSKFFAGYQPFVNMCVGGVTREGLDATNDLTYLLMDAVRHVRIYQPSLATRVHNKSPQKYLKKIVDVIRSGMGFPAVHFDDAHIKMMLAKGVSIEDARDYCLMGCVEPQKSGRLYQWTSTAYTQWPICIELVLNQGVPLWYGKKVCPDMGPINSFDTYEKFEAAVKEQIKYITKWSSVATVISQRVHRDQAPKPLMSLMYEGCMEKGKDVSAGGAMYNFGPGVVWSGLATYVDSMAAIKKLVFEDHKYTLSQLNEALKVDFVGFEQIKADCLAAPKYGNDDDYVDLIAADLVHFTETEHRKFKTLYSVLSHGTLSISNNTPFGQLLGASANGRRAWMPLSDGISPTQGADYKGPTAIIKSVSKMANDSMNIGMVHNFKLMSGLLDTPEGETGIITLMRTACMLGNGEMQFNYLDNDTLLDAQKHPENYRDLVVRVAGYSAFFVELCKDVQDEIISRTMLLEL, encoded by the coding sequence ATGGATCTTCAAAGTTTTTCAAATAAGTTAGCAGAGGTTACTAAGAATCTGTCTCCTGAGGAGAGAGCTTCGTTAAAGAAGATTTTTGAGGGCGTATCCGCAGAGATTTTACATAGTAAAGATGCGGACACTCATGCTGTAGCTCATGGTGTTGCTCATGCTCACGACACTTGCGGTATTCCTGACGGACCCACTGACCGTCATGTCAAACTCAAAGAAAAATTTCTACAGCACGTTCCTAGCGTAACTGTTCATCGTGCTCGCGCCATCACCAAGATGGCTAAAGAAAATCCCGGAATGCCTAAAGCTCTTTTACGCGGTAAGTGCTTCCGTTACTGCTGCGAAACAGCTCCTCTGGTTATTCTGGATGGCGAGCTTATCGTCGGTGCTCCTAACGGTGCTCCTCGCGCAGGTGCATTTTCACCTGACATCGCATGGCGCTGGATGAAAGACGAAATCGACACTATCGGAACACGTCCTCAGGATCCTTTTTATGTTTCTGACGAAGATAAAAAGATCATGTTGGAAGAACTCTTTCCTTTCTGGGAAAGCAAGTCCGTTGATGAACATTGCGAAGGTCAGTACCGCGAAGCAGGACTCTGGGAACTTTCCGGCGAATCCTTTGTTTCCGACTGCTCCTACCATGCTGTGAACGGCGGCGGTGACTCCAACCCCGGTTATGACGTAATTCTTATGAAGAAAGGGATGCTGGACATCCAGAGCGAAGCGCGCGCTCATCTTGAAGAACTGGATTACGAAAACCCCGATGATATCGATAAAATTTATTTCTATAAATCAGTAATCGAAACAGCTGAAGGCGTAATGATTTACGCTAAAAGAATGTCCGATTACGCCGCACAGCTTGCAGCTAAAGAAGCTGATCCGAAACGTAAAGCTGAACTTCTCAAGATTTCAGAAGTCAACGCACGTGTTCCTGCTCATAAGCCTAGCACTTTCTGGGAAGCTATTCAGGCAGTCTGGACCATTGAATCCCTGCTTGTAGTTGAAGAAAACCAAACAGGTATGTCTATCGGACGTGTTGACCAGTATATGTATCCTTTCTTCAAGGCTGACCTTGAAGCCGGACGTATGACTGAATACGAAGCTTTTGATCTTGCCGGATGTATGCTGATCAAAATGTCTGAAATGATGTGGATCACCAGCGAAGGCGGCTCTAAATTCTTCGCAGGATACCAGCCTTTTGTAAATATGTGCGTTGGCGGCGTAACCCGTGAAGGTCTTGATGCAACTAACGATCTGACTTACCTGCTCATGGACGCAGTTCGTCATGTCCGCATTTATCAGCCTTCCCTTGCAACTCGTGTTCATAACAAATCACCTCAGAAATACCTGAAAAAGATTGTTGATGTTATCCGTTCAGGAATGGGTTTCCCTGCTGTTCACTTTGATGATGCCCATATTAAAATGATGCTGGCTAAAGGCGTAAGCATTGAAGATGCTCGCGACTATTGCCTCATGGGATGCGTTGAACCTCAGAAATCAGGTCGTCTGTATCAGTGGACATCAACCGCATATACCCAGTGGCCTATCTGCATTGAGCTTGTTCTCAATCAGGGTGTTCCGCTTTGGTACGGTAAGAAAGTCTGCCCTGATATGGGACCGATCAACTCTTTCGATACTTATGAAAAATTCGAAGCAGCTGTAAAAGAACAAATCAAGTACATTACCAAATGGTCAAGCGTTGCAACTGTTATTTCGCAGCGAGTTCACAGAGATCAGGCTCCAAAACCTCTCATGTCCCTCATGTATGAAGGTTGTATGGAAAAAGGTAAGGACGTTTCCGCCGGCGGCGCAATGTACAACTTCGGTCCAGGTGTTGTCTGGTCCGGTCTGGCTACTTACGTTGACTCCATGGCTGCTATTAAGAAGCTTGTATTTGAAGATCATAAGTACACATTGTCCCAGCTTAACGAAGCTTTGAAAGTCGACTTCGTAGGGTTTGAACAGATTAAGGCTGACTGCCTTGCTGCTCCTAAATACGGTAACGATGATGATTATGTAGATCTTATTGCTGCGGATCTGGTTCATTTCACTGAAACTGAACACCGCAAATTCAAGACTCTGTATTCTGTACTGAGCCACGGAACACTTTCTATTTCTAATAACACTCCATTCGGACAGCTGCTCGGCGCTTCCGCTAACGGTCGTCGTGCATGGATGCCTCTTTCCGACGGTATCAGTCCGACTCAGGGTGCTGACTACAAAGGACCTACCGCAATCATCAAGTCCGTTTCCAAGATGGCAAACGACAGCATGAACATCGGTATGGTTCACAACTTCAAGCTTATGTCCGGCCTGCTCGATACCCCTGAAGGGGAAACCGGCATCATCACTCTCATGCGCACAGCCTGCATGCTGGGCAATGGTGAAATGCAGTTCAACTATCTTGATAACGATACTCTGCTGGATGCTCAGAAACACCCTGAAAATTATCGTGATCTCGTTGTCCGCGTAGCTGGATACAGCGCGTTCTTTGTTGAGCTTTGCAAAGATGTACAGGACGAAATCATCAGCAGAACCATGCTGCTTGAACTGTAA